Part of the Sodalinema gerasimenkoae IPPAS B-353 genome is shown below.
TTCAGTAGCTGGCTCTTCGAGAGCGATCGCAGCGCCGATCCCCTGCCCATGGTACAGTCTGTTGCCCTATTACTGGCCGTGCCCCTCCTACTGGCCCAACTCTGGAAACAACTGCCCCAATCTTGGCAAGCCGCCATCAACTGGCGCCGTATCTCCCTCATCATCTGGGTCATACTCCTGACCCTGGCCAGCGCCACCGCCAATGACTTCATCCGCCAAGACAACACCCTCTCAGCCCTCAGCATCGCCGCGATCGCCCTTCATGCCCTAATTATCTGCGTCGTCAACTTTAGCCTGGGACGACTTCTCGGCCGCTGGATTCATCGGGGACAACTCGCCCGAGAAGTCAGCCAATCCCTCGGCCATAAAAACACCATGTTTGCCGTCTGGTTCATCCTGGCATTCCTCAATCCTAGCTTTGCTCTCGGGCCGATGTTCTACATCGTCTTCCAAAACCTCTACAATGCTTACCAGATCGTCACTGTTGCCAAGGAAGTCCCCTCCTGAGCGGTCCCAGAATACGATAACATTGAGGGATGACCGTTAGAACCGTTACACTGGATACGATTACCGGGCATCTACTCCAACATCCAGCCTTAGCCTCCGACAGCAGTACTAAGATATCTTCCCTGTCCTGCCTTAGGATAGTTTTCTTTCGTCCGGGTTGCCATTGTGATCACGATTTTTCTGATTCATCCAACTCAAGCTGAACCCATCCGCAGTTGGACCTTTAAGCAAGACTCTGTTGTGCGAGTTGGGCGCTCCAAAGATAATGATGTCGTGATTCACGGTTCTCTCGTTTCCCGCCATCACCTAGAACTTTGGCATCGTCAAGGTCATTGGGAACTGATTAATTTCGGGGCCAATGGCACCTTTGTCGAGGGACAACCGGTCCATCAGTCGCAAGTTGATGATGGCATGATCGTCCGTCTCGGCTCAACCGGACCACGGCTGCAACTGCGCCTCGATTTCCAGCCAAACGAGGTGGCCGCCGGCGATCGCCTGACGGCTCATCCCGTTGACGGTTAATTTCCCGACAAGGCCCGGTTGACCGTCTCAATATGACTTTGAAAATAGGCTTCCCGATTTCCCAGTTGTTGAGCTAGTTGCAGTCCCCGACGGAATGACGTTAGGGCCGCTGGGTAGTTCTGTTGTTGCTGCTGAACCTGGCCCATGCGACCATAGGTCATCATCAACCCATACTGATTGCGGGCGATTTCATGGGTTTCAATCTGAGCTTGATAGACCTCTAACGCTGCCTCCCAGTCGTCATAGCGTTCATAGAGTTGTCCCAAGGCGGTGAGAGCTTCCTGGGCCCGGTAGAACTGTAGAGCCTCCCAGGCTAAGCGATAGGCTTGCTGATACTGAGCGATCGCCTCATTAGGACGTTCCGAGTTCTGCAAATCCTGACCCACCGAAATTTTCAGCGCCGTGACCCGCGCCACATTCCCCAGTTCCTGGTAATAAGCGATTAACGCCTGCTTGGCCTCAATCGCCTGGTCATAGTCCTGGAGGCGATCGTAAATATAGGCCAACTCCGTTAAATAGACCACCTCCTGTTCGCGATCGCCCCGTTGACGGGCCAACCCTCGCAACGCCTCATAGGCCGCCGCCGCCGCCTCATAATTGAGGTCTTGGAGAGCCGTCTCCCCCAATCGTTGCCAAGCCTCCTCTTGTTTCGCCTCATCCCCCTGTGATCGCGCTGACTCTAACACCACCTCATACAACTCCAGAGCCGCAGACCGGGCCCCCACCGTCTCATAGGTTTGGGCCAGGGCCATCAACCGCTGTAGATTCGGGGTTTCCACCTCATCGAGTTCCCGCTTCTGAATACGCCGCAACCGTTCCCGCATCACCTGAAGTTGGTAAAACTCTTCTTGCTCCCACGCCAGTTCCCCCACCCGTTGCAACGCCTCTAATTCCGCCTCCGTACCTAAAAAGCGTCGTAGGCGTAACTCACGATTCCACAACTCAAACGCCTCGCTGACTCGGCCATCAGAGAACGCCGCCAACGCCTCCGCATTCAGTTGATCTAACCTCGTTGCCAAATCACGCCGTTGCGTCTGCGTTAACACCGCCTCTCCCTGCCAAACCGCCTCAGGAATGAGCGGGTCTACCTCCGCCAACTCCAAGGGATTGGTCGGTAATCCCCGCCGTTGTTGCGCCTGGGCCACCCCACCCCCTAGTCCGAGAGTTGAGAGGCTAAACGACAGGGCCAGCAAGGTCAGAGCCTGGGCTGATACAGTGAATAATTGAAGGGCGAACTTAGAACACATAAACCGGCGTTGACTAGAGGAACGAAAACAAAATGAAACCATGAGTGAGACCCAGATAATCCAGTACATCAAAGCAATCCAACCATCCAACCCAGAGGAGAACAGCCGATGCAGACCGACAGCCGAGTCAGGGGGTTCACAGGACGTCAGCCCATCTATCAGCGGATACTACAAGTGGCCCTAGTGTGCCTCCTCTTAACCCTCTCTAGTTGTGGCATCCCCCGTATCCAAGCCGAAGCTCGACTCTTTTTGCCCCTATCCCTAGAGTTACTCGATGAGTCAGTTCTTCCCAGCCAGGACATTGAGAACACTCGGGTTGGTGGTCTCTCGGCGATTACCTATGATCGTCAAACCGGGAACTACTATGCCTTATCCGATGATCGGGGCTTCGTCTCTCCCGCTCGATTTTATACATTATCGATCGACATTGGCGGGGACGATCCGGATCTGTTCCAGATTCGCAAGATCACCATTGAGGATGTGACCCTACTGCGAGATGAAGCCGGAGAACTGTTTCCCGCCGGAACCATCGACCCGGAAGGGATTGCCCTCTCTCCTGATCGCACCCTCTTTATTGCCAGTGAAGGGGTCTCACAAGATGGAATTCCTCCCTTCGTCGATGAATTTGATTTGACCAGCGGCCGACGCTTGCGGGCCCTGCCAATTCCCGACTATATGATTCCCGATGCAGCCGGTTCCGAGCAAACCCTAGGGGTTCAGAATAATCTCGGCTTTGAATCCCTCACCATTGGCGGTGTGGGAACTGGGGAACCCTACCGGGTATTCGCTGCCACAGAATCGGCGTTATTACAAGATTTACCTTGGCTAGAACAGCAACGACAACAGGCCCCCGCCGATGCTCCTGTTCCCCTCACCACGCGGCTGTTGCATTATGTGGTGGTGGAAAATCGCGCTCAGGTGGTGGCGGAACATCTCTATCCCCTCGATGAGCCACCCTCCCTGTTGACGGTGAATAATGGCTTAGTGGAACTGTTGGCCCTGGATGGGGCCAATGCTTTGCGTTCCGCTCCTGGGGGCTATTTTCTCAGTTTAGAACGCACCTTTGGCGCCGAAGGGTTTGGAGCGAAGCTATTTCAGATGGCGATCGCCTCGGCTACAGATATCTCAACCCTAACCTACCTACAAGGGGAGTCAAAGGACTTTCAACCCGTACAAAAACAACTCCTGTTAAACCTCAATCATCTTGAGGGATTTCGTCCCGACAACCTCGAAGGCATGACCTTTGGCCCCCGACTCCCCGACGGGTCTCAGAGTCTCATCCTCGTCAGCGATGATAATTTCCGAGACAATCAAGTGAACCAGTTTGTGCTACTGCGACTCACCTCCCAGCGTTAGGGCCTCAGTCCCCAAATTGGCTCAAAATTGACAGGGGGGCCTGAATCTCGGAAAATTGATCCCGATTAATCCAAGCCCAAAGACGGCGATCGGTTTGCACCCCTCCCTACATGGTTCTAGGGCACAAGGGTACGCCCCTATTGCCTACTGCCTTCTCCCCCCTGTTCCCTGTTCCCTATTCCCTGTTCCCTTCTTTTGCCTCTTGCCTTCTTCTTCCCCTACTGCCTACTGCCTTCTCCCCCCTGTTCCCTATTCCCTGTTCCCTTCTTCCCCCATGACAAATTCCGACGATATCACAACCCTCGCTCGCTGGATGGCTTCAGATTTTAGCAACCAACAGCAAGCCTTTGATAATCCGCCCTTATTTGCCCATGTTCGGGCCTGTTTGCGTCCCTTACCCTCCGATAAGTTTGGTGGAATTAGTTTCTATCTCGAACAGGCCTATCAATATGCCCTAAATCGTCCCTACCGCACGCGGGTGTTGATGCTCAAACAAGACGATGGGGAGTTGATTATCGAGAATTATGCCATTGAGAATGCCGAGGAGTTGTTTGGCGCCTCGCGGGACCCCCATCGTTTGCAATCCCTAACCCCCGAACGCTTGACGCGTCTGTGTGGCTGTAACTTTGTGGTAGGACCCCCATCGTTTGCAATCCCTAACCCCCGAACGCTTGACGCGTCTGTGTGGCTGTAACTTTGTGGTAGAACGTCAGGAGAATAGTTTTACTGGGGTCGTGGAACCGGGGAATCAGTGCTGTGTGGAACGAAACGGTAGAACGTCAGGAGAATAGTTTTACTGGGGTCGTGGAACCGGGGAATCAGTGCTGTGTGGAACGAAACGGTCAAACCACCTACCTTGACAGTCGCTTTGAAATCAGCGAACATCACTTCCGAACCCTCGATCGCGGACGCAATCCTGAGACCGGTGAACGGGTTTGGGGGTCAGTCGCTGGAGCATTTGAGTTTGAGCGGGTGACCAGCTTTGCCCATGAACTGGCGTTGTAGTCTCAGGTGTAGTCTCGGTTACAGTGGGGCGATCGCCCGGGAACGTCGCAAATTCCCACCATCGGAAGATCTTACCGTTGAGCCACTCAGTCCGGTGTCGCAAGGTACACCAAACCTGGTAGATTTAGCGAGTATCAGCTCAGCAATCGTATAACAAACCACAAGATGAAAGTACTTGTTATTGGCGGTGACGGTTACTGCGGATGGGCAACGGCGCTCTATTTGTCCAATCGTGGCCACGACGTTGCAATCCTTGACAGTTTAGTCCGTCGTCACTGGGATTCACAGCTACAAATTGAAACCCTAACCCCTATCGCCCCCATTCAGCGTCGACTACAACGCTGGTATGAACTCACGGGAAAACGCATTGAGTTGTTTATTGGCGATATCAATGATTATCCCTTCCTGAGTCAGGCGATGCACCAGTTTGAGCCTGAGGCGGTGGTTCACTTTGGGGAACAGCGTTCTGCGCCCTTCTCGATGATTGATCGCGAACATGCGGTTCTCACCCAAGCCAACAACGTCATTGGCAACCTGAATCTTCTCTATATTCTCAAAGAAGATTTCCCCGATTGCCATCTGGTAAAACTGGGAACCATGGGTGAGTACGGAACTCCCAATATCGATATTGAGGAAGGCTACATCACCATCGAACATAATGGTCGTAAGGATACCCTTCCCTATCCCAAACAGCCCGGTAGCTTCTACCACCTCAGCAAAGTTCACGACAGCCACAATATCCAGTTTGCTTGCAAAATCTGGGGCTTACGGGCCACCGATTTGAACCAGGGAATTGTCTATGGGGTGCTGACGGAAGAGACGGGCATGGACGAATTGCTCGTCAACCGTCTCGACTATGATGGTATCTATGGAACCGCCCTCAACCGCTTCTGCATTCAGGCGGCCATCGGTCATCCCCTGACGGTATATGGTAAAGGCGGACAAACCCGCGCCTTGCTCGATATCCGAGATACAGTTCGTTGTATCGAAATTGCCGTGGAAAATCCCGCCAATCCCGGTGAGTTCCGCGTCTTCAACCAGTTCACAGAAATGTTCAGTGTGGCCGACTTAGCCCTGAAAGTGCAACAGGCCAGTGCAGCCTTGGGCCTAAAAGTCAGCATTGATAATCTGGAGAACCCTCGGGTTGAACTCGAAGACCATTATTTCAACGCTAAAAACACGAAACTCATTGATTTGGGATTACAACCTCATAACCTCTCCGACTCGCTGCTGGATTCGCTGCTCAACTTTGCTGTCAAGTACAAAGATCGGGTGGATAAGGATCAAATTCTCCCGAAAGTGCGCTGGCGGCGTTAAGGCCCGATGTCTCTCCAGGGTAAGCAGCAAGGTAGCTTTGTGGGCAGTCCCCAGGATTGCCCCGCCTGGTTCTCCTATCCCCTCATCCCGTTAGAGTACCTATGCGTATTGCTCTTTTTACTGAAACCTTCCTGCCGAAAGTCGATGGCATTGTCACTCGCTTGCGGCATACTGTAGAACATCTCCAACGTCTGGGTGATGATGTTCTGGTGATCTCCCCCGATGGCGGATTGACGGAATATAAGGGAGCCAAAATTTTTGGTGTTCCAGGGTTCCCACTGCCCCTCTATCCTGAACTGAAGTTGG
Proteins encoded:
- a CDS encoding tetratricopeptide repeat protein gives rise to the protein MVSFCFRSSSQRRFMCSKFALQLFTVSAQALTLLALSFSLSTLGLGGGVAQAQQRRGLPTNPLELAEVDPLIPEAVWQGEAVLTQTQRRDLATRLDQLNAEALAAFSDGRVSEAFELWNRELRLRRFLGTEAELEALQRVGELAWEQEEFYQLQVMRERLRRIQKRELDEVETPNLQRLMALAQTYETVGARSAALELYEVVLESARSQGDEAKQEEAWQRLGETALQDLNYEAAAAAYEALRGLARQRGDREQEVVYLTELAYIYDRLQDYDQAIEAKQALIAYYQELGNVARVTALKISVGQDLQNSERPNEAIAQYQQAYRLAWEALQFYRAQEALTALGQLYERYDDWEAALEVYQAQIETHEIARNQYGLMMTYGRMGQVQQQQQNYPAALTSFRRGLQLAQQLGNREAYFQSHIETVNRALSGN
- a CDS encoding NAD-dependent epimerase/dehydratase family protein; the encoded protein is MKVLVIGGDGYCGWATALYLSNRGHDVAILDSLVRRHWDSQLQIETLTPIAPIQRRLQRWYELTGKRIELFIGDINDYPFLSQAMHQFEPEAVVHFGEQRSAPFSMIDREHAVLTQANNVIGNLNLLYILKEDFPDCHLVKLGTMGEYGTPNIDIEEGYITIEHNGRKDTLPYPKQPGSFYHLSKVHDSHNIQFACKIWGLRATDLNQGIVYGVLTEETGMDELLVNRLDYDGIYGTALNRFCIQAAIGHPLTVYGKGGQTRALLDIRDTVRCIEIAVENPANPGEFRVFNQFTEMFSVADLALKVQQASAALGLKVSIDNLENPRVELEDHYFNAKNTKLIDLGLQPHNLSDSLLDSLLNFAVKYKDRVDKDQILPKVRWRR
- a CDS encoding CpcT/CpeT family chromophore lyase, yielding MQSLTPERLTRLCGCNFVVERQENSFTGVVEPGNQCCVERNGRTSGE
- a CDS encoding chromophore lyase CpcT/CpeT produces the protein MTNSDDITTLARWMASDFSNQQQAFDNPPLFAHVRACLRPLPSDKFGGISFYLEQAYQYALNRPYRTRVLMLKQDDGELIIENYAIENAEELFGASRDPHRLQSLTPERLTRLCGCNFVVGPPSFAIPNPRTLDASVWL
- a CDS encoding esterase-like activity of phytase family protein, giving the protein MQTDSRVRGFTGRQPIYQRILQVALVCLLLTLSSCGIPRIQAEARLFLPLSLELLDESVLPSQDIENTRVGGLSAITYDRQTGNYYALSDDRGFVSPARFYTLSIDIGGDDPDLFQIRKITIEDVTLLRDEAGELFPAGTIDPEGIALSPDRTLFIASEGVSQDGIPPFVDEFDLTSGRRLRALPIPDYMIPDAAGSEQTLGVQNNLGFESLTIGGVGTGEPYRVFAATESALLQDLPWLEQQRQQAPADAPVPLTTRLLHYVVVENRAQVVAEHLYPLDEPPSLLTVNNGLVELLALDGANALRSAPGGYFLSLERTFGAEGFGAKLFQMAIASATDISTLTYLQGESKDFQPVQKQLLLNLNHLEGFRPDNLEGMTFGPRLPDGSQSLILVSDDNFRDNQVNQFVLLRLTSQR
- a CDS encoding CpcT/CpeT family chromophore lyase — protein: MWNETVERQENSFTGVVEPGNQCCVERNGQTTYLDSRFEISEHHFRTLDRGRNPETGERVWGSVAGAFEFERVTSFAHELAL
- a CDS encoding FHA domain-containing protein, with translation MITIFLIHPTQAEPIRSWTFKQDSVVRVGRSKDNDVVIHGSLVSRHHLELWHRQGHWELINFGANGTFVEGQPVHQSQVDDGMIVRLGSTGPRLQLRLDFQPNEVAAGDRLTAHPVDG